GTCAGAGCGTAAAGATATTTGCTGTCGCTTGCAAGAAAATATGTTGTGGCAGGAATGTCGTTGTCGCCTTTTTCTGAACTAGGAGAAGTTGTGCCATTCCAGCCTCCGTTGTAACTTTTTGTTTCGGATGAAGGTTGATTTGTCTTGTAAAAAATTTTTCCGTTGCAAGTAAAAATGTAGTCTTTGTAGTGAACGATTGAATGCATATCGCCTTGCAATCCGCTTGAGTTCAGTTCTATTTCGTTGTTGATTGCGCCGTAAATGTCATCGTGGCAGGAAGTAAATCCTACAAGGCAGGCAAAAACTGCGGAAAGAAAAATGCTGTTTATAATTGACTTTTTCATTTGTTTTCCTTTTGTAAAAATTAGAAATGGTATCTTGCCGTTACGCTGAATGTAAGAAACTGTCCTGCAAAATTTTCCGCATTGTCATTGTACCAAGAAGCGAACTGCGGCATAAGAAGATACGAAGCTTCAAGTCCGAGCGACCAGCTTTCTGTAAGGCGGAACATTGCGCCGGCTTCCGGTTTTACAACAAGCCCCGGAAAATAATTTTTTCCGCCGAAAGATTCCCAGGCAAATCCAAGTCCGATTGTGAGCGGAAATTCAAATCTGCCTGCAACCGGCTGGTAAGTGAGCGAAGCAATAAATGGAACATAGTTGAATACGTGGCTTCCGATTGAAACATTGAATCCAAAGCTTACATCGAATCCGACTGCAATTTTTGAAGTCAAAAAGTAATGGTAGCCCAAAGAGCCAAGTCCGCCGAGTTTTAGCTGCGAATCTCCTTTTATGGTGCTTTCAAAGTCTGGAAAATTCAACGGAAGGCAAAGACCAAGCGCAATTTTTATGTACTGGTCTCCCGGAAGATTCATTCCAAGGTCAAAGCTGATGTCGTCTTCCGTGTATTCGTCTCCGTCATCGCCTGAATTTTCATCCTGCGAGCTTTGCATAAAAGTTGTCTTTGGAAGTGCAGCCTGCGCCGCCGAAATGTAAATTCCTATAATTCCTACGCTCAAAAGCGTAATCAAACGTTTCATAATTTTTCCTTTAACATAAAAGCAAATTCTTCTATGGCAATTTGTTCTGTTTTTTTATATTATGCTTAGGCAGTTTTCAAATGGATTTTTCCTTGAATATTGCCAAGCGATTATACTTGGTTTCAAGGATTTTATCAATCTAGCGGAAGTTTTGAATTCTGCATCTGCTTTATAAAAAAGAAAACAAAAAAATGGAAGGTTACAGATGAGCGCAAAAATTATAGACGGAAAAGCAATTGCCGCGGAAGTAAAAGCCGACGTTGCAAAAAAAGTTTCGGAGCTTAAGAAAAGCGGAATTACGCCTTGCCTTGCGGTTATTCTTGTGGGAAACAATCCTGCGAGCGTAAGCTATGTTTCAGGAAAAAGAAAAGCTCTTGCAGAAGCCGGAATGGAAGACAGAAGCATTGAGCTTCCAGAATCAACTACAGAGCAGGAACTTTTGTCTTTGATTCAAAAACTGAATGAAGACAAGACTGTTCACGGAATTCTTGTTCAGCTTCCGCTTCCTTCTCATATTGACGAAAAGAAAGTTACAAATTCAATCAGCCCGGAAAAAGACGTAGACGGTTTTCATCCAGTGAATGTGGGCAGGCTTGTTACAGGCGAAAAAGGATTTCTTCCTTGCACTCCAAACGGAATCACTGTTTTATTGAAGAAAATGAACATTGAAACAAGCGGAAAAAATGTCGTGGTTATCGGACGCAGCAACATTGTCGGAAAGCCTATGGCACTTTTGATGCTAAGAAAAGAATTCAATTCAACTGTTACAATCTGCCACACAGGAACAAAAAATCTTTCGGAATACACAAAAAATGCTGACATTCTGATTGTGGCTTCCGGCCGCCCGAACACAGTAACCGCGGATATGATAAAACCCGGCGCGGCTGTAATTGACGTTGGCGTAAACCGCATTCCAGATTCAACAAAGAAAAGCGGATTCAGGCTTTGCGGCGATGTTGATTTTGAAGGCGCAAAAGAAGTCGCGGGCTTTATAACTCCAGTTCCGGGCGGAGTCGGTCCTATGACAATCGCAATGCTTATTTTTAATACTTTGGAAAGCGCGGAAAATTTTAAGGCTCAAAATGATTGATATTCAGAATTCAAAAGACACACGCGAAATTCCCTTGCAGAAAGTCGGCGTTACAGACTTGAGCTATCCTGTTCAGGTTTTGGACAAGGCGGAAGGCTCTCAGAAAACGTGCGCAAAAGTGAATTTGTTCGTGAACTTGCCGCACAATTACAAGGGAACTCACATGTCGCGCTTTATAGAAATTTTCCACCGCCACCGGGAAAATCTTGGAATGAAGCAGTTTCTTTCTATGCTTGAGGAAATCAGAAAAAGCCTCGATGCGGAACGCGCGTTCGGCTCAATGGAATTTCCTTTCTTTATGAAAAAACAGGCTCCAGTTTCCAATGCGGAAAGCATAATGTGTTACAAATGCACTTACGAGGGCGAGGTTAGTTCAGGCGGAAACAATTTCTTTATAAAAATTGAAATTCCTGTTACGACTTTGTGTCCGTGCTCAAAGGCAATCAGCCAGTACGGTGCGCACAATCAGCGCGGAATTGTTACGGTAAAACTTAAAAATTCAAGCCTTTTCTGGATTGAAGACGTGATTGAAGAAGTTGAAAAAAGCGCGAGCGGCGGACTTTACAGCATTTTAAAGCGCCCGGACGAAAAATTTGTTACCGAGCATGCTTACGAGAATCCCCGTTTTGTGGAAGATGTTGTGCGCGAAGTTTTTATTGCGCTAAAGAATTTTTCAAAAAGCGAAAAGCCTTTCAGCTGGTTTAGCGTAGAATGCAAGAATTTTGAAAGCATTCACAATCACAACGCCTACGCTTACACAGAATTTAACGAAGCATAAAAAATGCCGGAGCTGCATTGTCGCGTTCTCCGGCACAAGGGGCTTTTAGTTTATGAGCGTTTTTACGTCAACAACGCCGTTTTTTCCGCCGAATCCGTCATCTGTTGTAGCCGGAGCATTTTTGTCTGTCATCCAGTTTCCGTTTATGATGAACTTGTAAGTAAGCACGCTTTTTTCTGAAACAACTTTTCTGTATACAAAAGTGTTGCCTTCTTTTTTCATTGTCTTTGCGCCAGACTGCCAGTTTGTAAAGTCGCCCGCAAGAAGAACATTTTTTGCGCTCGGATGCGAGAACGAGAATGTAACTTCTACTTTTCCATTGTCGAGCTTTTTGCAAGCCACATCAGCGAAAACTGCCGCGGAAAACATTGCCAGTGCAACCGCCATTGCTAAGATTTTTTTCAATTAAAATTTCCTCCTTCTTTCAATCTATGCTCCGAATTCTATAATGACAAAAAATATATGTCAAAGAATTTGTGAAAATATTACGAAAACCGTTTTGCTGAATACTTTTTATACTTAAAAATCATACTTTTGTTGTATTTTTGCCACAAATGAAATATAAACTTTTTCAATTGTGCAATGCCGCTTTATTCTTTATAATGGGCAAATGACTTATTTTTTTGAAACTTACGGCTGCGAAATGAACATTGCCGAAAGTGCTTCCGTTGAACAGATTTTAATTTCACGCGGCTGGAAAAAGGCTGAAAATGTTCAGCTTGCCGACATGGTTGTAATAAACACTTGCTCTGTGCGCGGTTCCGCAGAAGAAAGAATATTCGGGCGGCTTGGATTTTTTTCCGGACTGAAGAAAGTGCGTTCGTGCGCTCCCGATGCAAAAAAAAGAAACATGGAAATTGCCGCGGAATACGTGCAGAAAAACGGAGCGGTTCCTCTTACCGTGATTGTAATGGGCTGCATGGCGGAACGTCTTTTAAAGTCGCTTCAAAAGCAGTGGCCTTGCGTTGACTATGTTGTGGGAACTTTTGCAAAAAATAAATTCGGCGAAATAATTCAGGCAGTTGAAGAAGGCCAGAAATATATTCAGACTGACGAAGAGCCGGTTTATGTTTTTGCGGAAACTTCGTATGAGGAAGGCGCGTTTTCGACTTTTGTTCCCATTATGCACGGCTGCAACAATTTCTGCTCGTACTGCATTGTTCCTTATGTTCGCGGAAGGGAAGTGAGCCGTCCTGTAGAACAGATTCTGCATGAGCTTGATGTGCTTGCCGGACGCGGCGTAAAGGAAATAACGCTTTTGGGGCAGAACGTGAATTCTTACAAGGGCGCAGACGGAATGAATTTTCCAAGCCTTTTAAAAACAATCTGCCGCCATCTGGAAAAAACAAATTCGCCTATTGAATGGATTCGGTTTGAATCAAGCAATCCCAAGGATTTTTCGGATGAGCTTATAGAAGTTATTGCGGAAGAAAAGCGCATTTGCACTGGGCTTCACATTGCAGTTCAGCACGGCTCCAATTCAATCTTAAAAGCCATGAACAGAAAATATACACGCGAGCAGTATCTTTCACTTGTTCAAAAACTGCGTTCCCGTATTCCAGAAATTCAGCTTACAACGGACATAATGCTTGGCTTCCCCGGAGAAACTGAAGAAGACTTTGAGCAGGCGGCTTCGCTTATGAAGGAAGTGGAATTTGAAAGCGCGTTTATGTACTATTATAATCCGCGTGAAGGAACTCCAGCCGCAAAAATGCAGAACCAAATTCCGCTTGAAGTAAAAAAAGAACGTCTTCAGAAAATAATAGACATTCAGCTTGGAATTACAAGAAAAGTGATGGAAAAGCAGGTTGGAAAAAACATAAAGGTTCTTGCGGACATTATAAGCCGCGACAACGCCAAGGAACTTTTGGGCAAGACCGGGCAGAACGAGCGCATTGCATTTGAAGCTCCTGTTTCCTTAATCGGAAAATTCGTGCAAGTTCACATAGACAGCCTGAACGGAAACACATTTAAAGGCAGCCTTGTGCGCTAAGAAAACGCTTTTAATTGAAAATCAACTGAAAAACTGCTAGAATACGTGAGTTTTCAGGTTTGACATGGAAACAAAATCTTTAATTTAAATAGAGGCATTTTATGAAAAAAGCTGTTGTTTTGGCATTTGCATTGGCGGCTTGCATGGTTCTTCCTGTAAGCGCAAAGAAAAAATCTGTTGAAATCAAAGGAATAGAAGACCTTGACGGAAAACGCATCGGAGTTCAGGGCGGCACAACTGGCGAAACTTATGTTCAGGAAAACTTGAAGAACGCAAAACTTTCTTCTTTTAAATCTGGAATGGACGCTGCTCTTGACCTTATGAACGGTCAGATTGACGCTATTGTTCTTGACGAGCTTCCGGCAAAGCAGATTGTTTCCCGCAACAGCAAAAAGCTCAAGATTGTGGACTCAAAATTTGCGCAGGAAGAATATTCAATCGCTGTAAAAAAAGGCAACGCTTCCCTTTTGGAATCAATAAACAAGACAATTGCTTCTCTTAAGTCTAACGGCGGATACGAAGAGCTGGTTAACGCATTTATGCCTGCTGACGGAATTATAAAAATTCCTAGCGACGAAGTTCTTTCTGGAAAAGTTGTAAAGCTTGGAACAAACGCCGCGTTCCCTCCTTTTGAATACGTAGAAGGAACTAAGATTGTTGGCTTTGACATTACAATGGGACAGAAAATTGCAAAGGACTTGGGACAGTCTCTTGAAGTTGTTGATATGTCTTTTGACAGCCTTATTCCAGCTCTTTCTAGCGGTGCGATTGACTTTATTGCGGCTGGAATGAGCGTTACAGAAGAGCGCAAAAAGAACGTGGACTTTTCTGAGCCTTACTTCACTTCAAATCAGGTTATTATAGTCCGCAAGTAGCTTTTGGAGACGGCTGTGTTTGATTCAATTTACGATACGCTTATTTCCGGGCAGCGGTGGCTTTTGCTTCTGCAGGGACTGGGAGTTACGATTTATATCGCTATTGTTGCGATTATCCTTGGAACGATTTTGGGAGCAGTGTTCGCGCTGTTCAAGATTTCAAAGAATCCTGTTTTGAGGATAATTGCGGAAATCTACACAACCGTTATCCGC
The sequence above is drawn from the uncultured Treponema sp. genome and encodes:
- the folD gene encoding bifunctional methylenetetrahydrofolate dehydrogenase/methenyltetrahydrofolate cyclohydrolase FolD, which encodes MSAKIIDGKAIAAEVKADVAKKVSELKKSGITPCLAVILVGNNPASVSYVSGKRKALAEAGMEDRSIELPESTTEQELLSLIQKLNEDKTVHGILVQLPLPSHIDEKKVTNSISPEKDVDGFHPVNVGRLVTGEKGFLPCTPNGITVLLKKMNIETSGKNVVVIGRSNIVGKPMALLMLRKEFNSTVTICHTGTKNLSEYTKNADILIVASGRPNTVTADMIKPGAAVIDVGVNRIPDSTKKSGFRLCGDVDFEGAKEVAGFITPVPGGVGPMTIAMLIFNTLESAENFKAQND
- the folE2 gene encoding GTP cyclohydrolase FolE2; the encoded protein is MIDIQNSKDTREIPLQKVGVTDLSYPVQVLDKAEGSQKTCAKVNLFVNLPHNYKGTHMSRFIEIFHRHRENLGMKQFLSMLEEIRKSLDAERAFGSMEFPFFMKKQAPVSNAESIMCYKCTYEGEVSSGGNNFFIKIEIPVTTLCPCSKAISQYGAHNQRGIVTVKLKNSSLFWIEDVIEEVEKSASGGLYSILKRPDEKFVTEHAYENPRFVEDVVREVFIALKNFSKSEKPFSWFSVECKNFESIHNHNAYAYTEFNEA
- a CDS encoding glycogen-binding domain-containing protein, with the protein product MKKILAMAVALAMFSAAVFADVACKKLDNGKVEVTFSFSHPSAKNVLLAGDFTNWQSGAKTMKKEGNTFVYRKVVSEKSVLTYKFIINGNWMTDKNAPATTDDGFGGKNGVVDVKTLIN
- the miaB gene encoding tRNA (N6-isopentenyl adenosine(37)-C2)-methylthiotransferase MiaB, which gives rise to MTYFFETYGCEMNIAESASVEQILISRGWKKAENVQLADMVVINTCSVRGSAEERIFGRLGFFSGLKKVRSCAPDAKKRNMEIAAEYVQKNGAVPLTVIVMGCMAERLLKSLQKQWPCVDYVVGTFAKNKFGEIIQAVEEGQKYIQTDEEPVYVFAETSYEEGAFSTFVPIMHGCNNFCSYCIVPYVRGREVSRPVEQILHELDVLAGRGVKEITLLGQNVNSYKGADGMNFPSLLKTICRHLEKTNSPIEWIRFESSNPKDFSDELIEVIAEEKRICTGLHIAVQHGSNSILKAMNRKYTREQYLSLVQKLRSRIPEIQLTTDIMLGFPGETEEDFEQAASLMKEVEFESAFMYYYNPREGTPAAKMQNQIPLEVKKERLQKIIDIQLGITRKVMEKQVGKNIKVLADIISRDNAKELLGKTGQNERIAFEAPVSLIGKFVQVHIDSLNGNTFKGSLVR
- a CDS encoding transporter substrate-binding domain-containing protein, with amino-acid sequence MKKAVVLAFALAACMVLPVSAKKKSVEIKGIEDLDGKRIGVQGGTTGETYVQENLKNAKLSSFKSGMDAALDLMNGQIDAIVLDELPAKQIVSRNSKKLKIVDSKFAQEEYSIAVKKGNASLLESINKTIASLKSNGGYEELVNAFMPADGIIKIPSDEVLSGKVVKLGTNAAFPPFEYVEGTKIVGFDITMGQKIAKDLGQSLEVVDMSFDSLIPALSSGAIDFIAAGMSVTEERKKNVDFSEPYFTSNQVIIVRK